GCCATGTCGTCCTCGCCGCGCACCGGCATCCGCTCGGTCAGATGCCCCTCGGCGAACCGTTCCGCGATCCGCGAGGCCGACCGCACAGGCTGCACGACCTGACGGGACACCAGCCACGCCACGCCGGTCAACAGCAGCAGCAGCACGATGCCGCCGGTGGCCATCGTGCCGCGCACCAACGAGATCGTGCTCTCCTCGCTGGTCAGCGGAAAGATCAGATACAGCTCGAGGTTGGTCACGCGCGAGGACGTCGGACTGCCGATGATCAGTGCCGGACCCGAGAAACCATCGGTGTGCACGGTCGCGTACTGGTAGCTGACCTGCCCGGCCTTGACGAACTCCCGCAGCGCCGCGGGCACCTCGTCGACGGGTCCGGCCGCGGTCGCGGCACGCGGGCCGTCACCCGGCACGACGAGCACCGCATCGAAGGTGCCGGCCAGCCCAGCCCCGGCGCGCGGATCGGTCTTCGACGTCAGGGTGTTGCGGGCCAACTGCAGGCTGCTGTCGAGCGAGCGGGTCTCCTCACCGCCGACGATGCCCGCGACGGTCGTGCGCGCGCGTTCCATCTCCTCGCTGGCGGCCCGCACCTTCACATCAAGGACGCGGTCGGCGATCTGGCTGGTCAGCACGAAGCCGAGCACCAGAATGACGGCCAGCGACAGCCCGAGCGTCAGCACGACGACCCTCAGTTGCAGCGACCGCCGCCACACCACGCCGACCGCTCGACTCAACGCCCGAAGACCGCGCAACAGCGGCCCCGTTCCACCCCAGCGGCCCCGAATGCGCCGCTTGGAGCGCAGGATCATCGGTGCCGCTCCTCCACGGTGCTACAGCGCGAGGCCGCCGCGCCGCGGCGCAGAATCACGCCGTTACGGCGCAAGATCACGGCGGTCCGGCCTTGTAACCCACTCCTCGAACGGTGAGCACCACCTGCGGGTTCTCCGGGTCCTTCTCGACCTTGGCGCGCAGGCGCTGGACATGCACGTTCACCAGGCGGGTGTCCGCCGGGTGGCGATAGCCCCACACCTGTTCGAGCAGCACATCCCGAGTAAACACCTGCCGCGGTTTGCGGGCCAGCGCGACCAGCAGGTCGAACTCCAGCGGGGTCAGCGACATCTGCTCACCCTGGCGGGTGACCTTGTGCGCGGGCACGTCGATCTCGACATCGCCGATCGACAGCATCTCGGCCGGCTCGTCCTCATTGCGGCGCAGGCGGGCACGCACGCGCGCCACCAGCTCCTTGGGTTTGAACGGCTTCATGACGTAGTCGTCGGCGCCCGACTCCAGGCCCAGCACCACGTCGACGGTGTCGGTCTTGGCAGTCAGCATCACGATCGGAACGCCGGAGTCGGCGCGCAGCACACGGCACACGTCGATGCCGTTCATCCCGGGCAGCATCAGGTCGAGCAGCACCAGGTCTGGACGCAGTTCTCGCACGGCAGTCAGCGCCTGGGTGCCATCCCCGATGACCGCGGTGTCGAAACCTTCGTTGCGCAAGACGATCGTGAGCATCTCTGCCAACGAAGCGTCGTCATCGACGACAAGGATCCTTTGCCTCATGACACTCAATGGTGTCACCACTGGGCGGCAAAACAGCGCTGCCACACGCAGCCGTGTCCGGGTAATCCTGGCGAAAAGGTCACACCGGCCGAACTTGCTGCCGGAAGACCGCCGCCCGCGGGCTTAGGATTCTGCTGGACGACACAGTGCGCAGCAAAGAGTCTAGGGGGGACATGGCGCATCCGGACCACCTGTCGATGTCGACGTCCGACGTCATCTACTCGGCCGACCACCTCGACTCGATCGCGTTCCGGGCCTCGGCGGAGCGGCGCGCGCTCGCCGTCGAACTGTCCGGGATGGCGCAAGCGTGGCAATCCGAGGGCAGGCCCGGATTCGTCGCGTTCACCGAGGCCGTGCACCGACAGTCGCAGCGGATCCAGGATGAGGTGACCGACGTCGCCGACAAGCTGAGGCACGCCGCGCGCGAGTACACCGCCACGGCAGGCGAAGGCGCCGGGCTTCTCCGCTACCACCACAGCGGGCCCCCGATCCCGTGACGATGTGGCTGCGCCAGATCGAGTCCTGGGACGTCGGTGCGCTCCGCTCGATCGCCGAGGAACTCGACACCGAACTCGAAGCGGCACGCAGCGCGGCCGACGAACTCGCCCACGTCGCGCTCCTGCCGGGCTGGGACTCCCCCGCCGCAGACATCGCGCGCGAACGGGTCCGGACCGCGCGGGCCAACGTCCTCGACGACGCGGCCGTCATCGGCGCCGTCGCGCAGTTGGCCGACGAGACGGCCCAGTCGGTCGCCGAACTGCAGCGCGAGTTGGTCGGCATCCGCGCCGACATCGCCGCCAGCGACGGGCATCTGCTGCTGTCGGATTCGGGTGAGGTGACCGTCATCGGCTCCGCGGGAGAGATCGCGCAGTGGCGAGACGACGCCGAGGAGATCGAGGCCCGCGCGAAGGCGCTGCTGCGACAGGCCGACGACATCGACGCCGACTGTCGCGAGGTGTTCGCCAACATCGCCAAGGGCGAGGTGACCGCGCAGGGCGCCTCGGACCCCGTGGGCGCCCGCCGTGCGGGTGAACAGCAGTCCGGTCTGTCGGCGCCGTACCCGCCCGAGGGCGACGGCACCCGCCCGGTCGACGTCACCGCGTGGTGGGAGGCGCTGACGCCCGAGGAGCAGCAGAAGGTCACCCTCGAACACCCCGACTGGCTCGGCAACCGCGACGGGGTGCCCGTGGCTATCCGCGACAGCGTGAACCGCGGCCTCCTCGACCAGGAGATCGCGGCCGCGCAGGCCGGCGTCGACACCATCCCGACCCGCGAGGAGTACCGGCAGCAGCATCCCGGGATGAACGCCGCACAGTTCAACAGCGCGTACTCCGCTCTGGTCTCGGACCGCAGGAGACGCCTGGACGAGGCGCTGGGCGTCAAGTCCGCGATGTCCTCGCTGGGCCAACTCGACAAGGGCTACGACGACAACCGCTATCTCGTGATGTTCCGGCCGACCGACACCGAACTGCTGGCCGCGGTCGCGATCGGCAACCCCGACACCGCCACGCATGTCGCCGTCACCACGCCGGGCATGAACACGCATGCCACCTCGCTGCCGGGGATGGCGGCCGAGGCCGTGGCGCTGCGCGCCGAGGCCCACTTCCAACTCAGCAAGACCGGTTTCGGTGACGAGTCGGTCGCGACGATCGCCTGGTTCGGCTACGACCCGCCCGACGTCGACGAGACCGTCGGCGGGGCGGCCCTGGAGAACCGCGCCAACGCGGGCGCGGTGGACCTCGCGCAGTTCTACCGCGGCATCAACGCCACCAACGTCAACGGATCCGATGTGCACCTCTCGGCCTTCGGCCATTCCTACGGTTCCACCACCACCGCCCAGGCGCTCAACGAACTCGGTGCCTCCGGCGTAGTCGACGACGCCGCGTTCTACGGATCCCCGGGCCTGGGCTACGCCAACGAATCGATTCTGGGTATGCCCGCGCTCATCGTCGACGAGGCCCAGCTGCATGTGTCCGACGGGCATGCGTACGTCATGTCGGCCGACGGCGACGCGGTGTCCGAGGAGGTCCAGACATGGGGTGTCACCCTCCCGTTCTCGATCGCCGATCTCGGTGGGCATGGTCCGAATCCGACGTCGCTGCCGCTGGAAAGGCTCTCCACCGACGCCTCCTCCCCCACCTTCGGCGGTCCACGCGAGGCCGCGACCGGTCATTCCGAATACCCTCGGCTGGGGACCAACGGCCAACTGCGAACCCCCGGCTACAACCTGGCGATCGTCGCGTCGGGACTGGCCGATCGACGGCCGGAACTGCTCATCCGAGAAGGAGAATGACGGTGCTGGGTCCAGGACTGCGCACAGTAGTCGCGGCGGGCACCGCCCTGGCCGTGCTCACCGCCTGCGGTGAGCCCGACTCACCGATACTCAACAAGGACGCAATCCCCATGGATCTCAGCACGCTGCCGACCCTGAAGCAGACGCAGAACCAGATGCTCGGTCTGATCGACCAGGTCCGCCTGCGGATCACCGCGGAGGCCCCGCAGGCCGGTGCATGGCACTGGGCCCACGACTGGTCCGGTTCGGGCTGTGAGGACGACGCCGGAGGTTCGGGAATCGCGCTGTACTTCCCGGACCTGACGGCGCAGTACGGCCTGAGCACCGAGGAATGGGATCGCGTGCTTCCCGCCGTCACGGCACTGGCCGCCGACGCAGGCCTGACCGACATCGCGATGCCGCAGAACAGCGACACCAATCACGACGCGCGGTTCACCAGTGGCGACGGGCGCGAACTGCTCGTCGGGTCATCGGTCGCGACAGTCATCACCGCGAGGATCTCGTGCCGGCGCGAGGGTGGGGAACCCATCGACGTCGACGGCGTCATCCCGATGCCGCCCGATCCAGCGTGATCGCGAGGTCGCGCGCGTCGGTGTCGGGCAGGATGCGCCGCCAGGGCCCGGCCCAGTTCGCGTCGGCCAGTTGCGAGTACACCGCGCCCGTGCGCTGCTGCAGATCGTCGTCGCGCTCGTAGGCGTCGCGCGCCCGCCCGGCCTCGTGCTGGGCGCGATGACGCGCCCGCTGCGCCGCGAGCTCCACCGGAACATCAAGCAGCAGTTGAAGATCCGGCGCTGGAAGCCTGAAGCGGCCGAACTCCAGGCGGTGCACCCAGTCCACCACCTCGCCGTCGGCGCCCTGCCGCAGACGGGCCGCACTGTAGGCCGCGTTGGACGCCACGTAGCGGTCCAGGATCAGCACGTCGTGACTCGCGCGCACCTCGGCGATCTGCTCGAGCGCACCGGCGCGGTCCAGCGCGAACAGCATCGCCATCGCGTAGACCGACTCCGCGAGGTCACCGTGCTCACCGTGCAGGGCCTCGGCCGCGACGTCGGCGTGCACGGACTGGCCATATCTCGGAAACGCCAACGTGGCCACCGATTTTCCGGACTCTTCGAAACCGGCCCGCAGACCCTGTGCCAGCGTGCGCTTGCCCGCGCCGTCAAGGCCCTCAATGACGATCAACACGGGCGCAAGCTTAGAACTGCCCGCAGTTCGGCGCGGTCGGCACACCGTTGAACCGGTCGGCGATCCACTGCATGGCCGGTTCGCCGTCGACGAGCATGGGCAGTCCGTGGTTGACGATGGCCTTGTTCAGGAATGGTGGCTGCTCGTTGGTGCGGAACTCGACGTCGACCCCCATGGCGCACCAGTCCCGACCGAGTTGGTTCGCTGCCGTCCACGGCACCAGGGGGTCGAATCGGTTGATGTTGATCAGCACCGGGGAGTTCGGCCGCAGCGTGCCGATTCGCTGCAGTTCGAACAGTCCACGGAAGGGCTCCTGCCGCATCATCTCATCGACCGGCTCGGTGAAGTAGGGCTGCAGATGCCGAAACATGAACTTGGTCAACGTTTCCGCGACACACTGGTTCTTGGTCTTGTACAGCAGGTCCTCACCGCGCGGCGTGAGCTTCGACCGGATCGCGGCCTCGGCCTCGGGGTAGGTCTGGATGACGCTGTTCAGCGCGTACCCCACCGCACCCACCAAGGCGCTGCCGTCGGCGTAGGGCATCATCTCGGCCAGATTCGCCGGGGGCGCGCCCGCGTAACTGCCGACGATGTTGAGTTCCGGCGCGTAACTGGGCGCCAGTTCCGCGGCCGACGCCGACGCCCCACCACCCTGTGAGTAACCCCAGAACGCCGTCGGCCCGTCGGGCGTCAACGACGTGTCCGGAAGCAGTCGCGCGGCGCGCGCCGCGTCGAGCATCGCGTGCCCCTGCGACAGTCGGTTGACGTAGGTGTGGACGGTGCCGAGCGTGCCCAGGCCCTCGTAGTCGGTCATCAGGATCGCGAAACCGCGCGCCACCATGGTCGAGACGAACAGTTCCTCGTAGTTGAAGGCGATGTCCAGGTACGGCGACCAGTGGATGCCCTGGTTGAACTGCCGCGACGGCGCGCACTGGTCGCCCTGGCCCTGCGTGCCGGGCCCGTACACGATCAGCGGACGCGGCCCCTGCCCCGGCCAGTCGTTGAAGGGCTCGAAATACGTTCCGGTGACGGCGTTCGCGTTGCCGCGCGCGTCGGTGCTGCGGTACATGACCCGGGTTCCCGTGGCCATGATCATCCCGAGTTCTCCGGAGGGTTCCAGCACCAACCGTGAGGGTTCGGTCCGGATCAGCTCCCCCGGCCGGCTCTCCGGCAACGGATTCGGTGGCGTGTAGAACTCGGTGTACTCGTCCTCGTTGTAGTACGGATACCAGTCCCGGTCAGCCGATGCGAGTGGGAAACCCGTTGCCGTACAACCGATGACCATCCAGAGGAAAAGACCACTGACGGCCGCCCCAACTCGTCGCATCCGCGGACAGTACCAAACAGTATGGGAAGCCCGCGGGGCACCGACGAATTCCGTAGGCCAAAACAGAACGGGCCCGCACCTGATCGGTGCGGGCCCGCTCTGTGAAAAGTGCTCAGTACCGGTAGTGCTCCGGCTTGTACGGGCCCTCGACGTCGACGCCGATGTACTCGGCCTGCTCCTTGGTGAGCCGGGTGAGCGTGCCACCGAGCGCTTCGACGTGGATCTTGGCGACCTTCTCGTCGAGGTGCTTGGCGAGGCGGTACACCTCGTTGTCGTACTCGTCGTTCTTGGTCCACAGCTCGATCTGGGCGATCACCTGGTTGGAGAAGCTGTTGCTCATCACGAACGAGGGGTGCCCGGTGGCATTGCCCAGGTTCAGCAGGCGTCCCTCGGACAGCAGGATGATCGACTTGCCGGTGTCACCGAACGTCCACTCGTCGACCTGCGGCTTGATGTTGATCCGGGTGGCACCGGACCGCTCCAGGGCGGCGATGTCGATCTCGTTGTCGAAGTGGCCGATGTTGCCCAGGATGGAGTGATCCTTCATCGCCTTCATGTGCTCGAGGGTGATGATGTCCTTGTTACCGGTCGAGGTGATCACGATGTCGGCGTTACCGATCGCCTGCTCGACGGTCACCACGTCGTAGCCGTCCATCATCGCCTGCAGCGCGTTGATCGGGTCGATCTCGGTGACCTGCACGCGCGCGCCCTGGCCGGCCAGCGACTCCGCGCAGCCCTTGCCGACGTCGCCGTAGCCGCAGATCAGCACCTTCTTGCCACCGATGAGGGCGTCGGTGCCGCGGTTGATGCCGTCGATCAGCGAGTGCCGGGTGCCGTACTTGTTGTCGAACTTGCTCTTGGTGACGGAGTCGTTGACGTTGATCGCCGGGAACGACAGCTCACCGGCCGCGGCGAACTGGTACAGCCGCAGCACACCGGTCGTGGTCTCCTCGGTGACGCCCTTGACCGACTCGGCGATCTTGGTCCACTTGTCCTTCTCGGACTCGAACCGCTCGCGCAGGACGGACAGGAAGACCTTCCACTCGGCGGGATCGTCGTCCTCGGCGGGGGGCACCACGCCGGCCTTCTCGTACTGCGCACCGCGCAGGACCATCATGGTGGCGTCGCCACCGTCGTCGAGGATCATGTTGGCGGGCTCGCCCTCCCACGTGAGCATCTGCTCGGCGGCCCACCAGTACTCCTCCAGCGTTTCGCCCTTCCAGGCGAACACCGGCACACCCTGCGGCTCCTCGACGGTGCCGTGCGGGCCGACGACCACCGCGGCGGCCGCGTGGTCCTGGGTGGAGAAGATGTTGCACGAGGCCCAACGGACCTCGGCACCGAGGCTCACGAGCGTCTCGATGAGCACTGCGGTCTGGACGGTCATGTGCAGCGACCCGGAGACGCGCGCGCCCTTGAGCGGAGCCACCTCCGCGTATTCGCGGCGCAGCGCCATCAGGCCGGGCATCTCGTGCTCGGCGAGACGGATCTCCTTGCGGCCGAATTCGGCCAGAGACAGGTCGGCGACCTTGAAATCGATGCCGTTGCGGCTATCGGCGGTCAGCGTCATACGGAATGGTTTCCTTACAGGTCCGGTTTGCTCAGCGTGTTACACGTTAGACCGCCCCCGACGCGCGTCGGGGCGGAGGCCACGCGGTGGCCAGCACCTACGCACGGTCAATCGGTCTGAATGACACCGTACCGTTCGGCGAACGGCGTCATGAGCCTTGCCAGATCTCCGGCCACATCGTGGTCGGACTCCGGCGGCATCGAGACGTAGCTCAGGGCCAGACGCACGATGGCGCGCGCCAGCACGCCAGCGTTCTCCTCCGAGGTCTTGATCCAGCTGTTGAGGAAGATCTCGGACAGCTTGGTCGAGGCACGAGTGATGATCGGCGCGCTGTCGGTGGTGATGATCTGCAGCAGGTCCGGCTTGGCCACGCCGCTGAGCAGGGAGATCACCAGCGGGTCGGCGGCGGATTCGGTGAAGAAGGAGCGGAATCCCTCGTGGAACGCGGTGTTCACCTGCCCGATGTTGTTGTCCACCGCATCGCCCACGGCGTCGACCAGGCGATCGGCCAGTCGCAGTGCGTACCCCTGCGCCAGGCCCTGCCGGGAGCCGAACTCGTTGTAGATGGTCTGCCGGCTGACCCCGGCCGCCTTGGCGACGTCAGAGAGCGTGATCGATGACCAGTCGTTGATCAGCAGCAGATCGCGCATGGCGTCGAGCACCATGTCGCGCAGCAGACCACGGGAGGCCTCGGCATAGGGGACGCGCGCCGATCCATCCCGTCGGCTGCCGGGCCGGCGCGAAATACTGCTCACCTGGGCGAGACTAGTCAAGATCCTGCCGTTTCGGTTCGCTCACGCCGTCATGTCGGTCACGACCTGGCGACTTCGACCATCTCGAAGTCCGACTTGGCCGCGCCGCAGTCGGGGCAGCTCCAGTCGTCGGGGATGTCGTCCCACCGGGTTCCCGGCGCGATGCCGTCCTCGGGCCAGCCCTTGGCCTCGTCGTACTCGAATCCGCACTGCACGCACACGAACAGCCTGTAGTCGTTCACTGGGTCACCCCTGTCAGTTCGAAATCGATCTTCTCGCGCACCCCGCAGTCGGGGCAGGTCCAGTCGTCGGGAATCGCGTCCCACGTCGTCCCGGGCGGAAAGCCCTCCCGCGCAGCACCTTCGGCCTCGTCGTAGACGTAGTCACAGACAGGGCAGCGGTAACTGCTCATACCGTCGCCTCGGACCGCCCGTACTTCGCCAGCACCGCCTCGCGCACGCGCGGGTGGATGTTGACCCGGCTCAGGTCGCCTTCGTAGTGCGCGAGCACGCGCTGGTCCATGACGCGGCGCCACAGCGGCGGGAAGTAGGTCAGCGCGATCATCGACGCATATCCGCTGGGAAGGTTCGGGGCGCCGTCCATGCTGCGCAGCGTCTGGTAGCGCCGGGTCGGATTGGCGTGGTGATCGCTGTGCCGCTGCAGGTGGTAGAGGAACAGGTTGGTCACGATGTGATCGGAGTTCCAGCTGTGCTCAGGGGTGCAGCGCTCGTAGCGCCCGCTGGCGGTCTTCTGGCGCAGCAGGCCGTAGTGCTCGAGGTAGTTCACGGTTTCCAGCAGCGTGAATCCGAAGACCGCCGAGATGACGATGTACGGAATCAGAGCCAGGCCGAACACCGCGATCAGCGCGCCGTAGAGCACCACCGACATCACCCACGCGTTGAGCACGTCGTTGGACCAGTGCCACGTGCTCTTGCCGGCCCGGTCCAGGCGCTTGGCCTCCAACTCCCACGACGACTTGAGGCTGCCCCACACGCTGCGCGGCAGAAACTCCCAGAACGTCTCACCGAAGCGCGCGGACGCCGGGTCTTCCGGGGTGGCGACGCGCACGTGGTGGCCGCGGTTGTGCTCGATGTAGAAGTGGCCGTAGCAGGTCTGCGCCAGGGTGATCTTCGACAGCCAGCGCTCCAGCGAGTCCTTCTTGTGTCCCAGTTCGTGCGCGGTGTTGATGCCGATGCCGCCCAGCACACCGACCGAGAGCGCCAGGCCGATCTTGGTGGCCCAGTTCAGCCCGCCGTCAAAGCCCAGCCAACCCAGGTCCGACGCGGTGAACAGGTAGGCGCCGAAGATCACGCTGGCGTACTGGAACGGGATGTAGACGTAGGTGCAGTACCGGTAGTACTTGTCGTTCTCCAGTCGCTCCATCACCTCGTCCGGCGGGTTCTGGCCGTCGGGGCCGAACTTGAGGTCCAGCAGTGGCAGCAGGACGTAGAGCAGGATCGGGCCAATCCAGAACGGGACCATGGCCGCGACGTGCCAGCCCGCATTGTTGAGCGCCCACACCAGCGGCAGCATCACGAACAGTGCGGTGGGCGCGATCAGGCCCATCAGCCATAGGTGGCGTTTCTTGTCGCGCCAGACTTCGGGATTGGCTTCCAGCGATGTCACGGGGCACCTCCTTGTGAGAGCGGTCACGTCGATACCTGGACTATATGCGGTTGTTTGTCGCCTGTCTAGACATTGGATGCCTTTTTGTAAACCCGATGCAGGCATGACGGGGCGTGAGCTGGGTGTTTCTTGCATTGCAGAGCCTGTCAGGCCGTGTGCTTGGCAGGGAGCACAGCCGTTTCCCGCCCACCGTGCAGCCACGTACACATTTCGGGCCCCAACCCGTACGTCAGTGCACGCTGGGTGTCGCGCGCCCCAGCCGCAGGAACTACTGCGGCGGCACCTCACCGGAGGCCAACCGCTTCCCCAGCACCGAGTTCCGCCGCGAGTAGGCGAAGTAGATGACCACGCCGAGCGCCATCCAGATCAGGAAGCGAATCCAGGTCAGCGCGGTCAGGTTGAGCATCAGCCACAGGCAGGCCACGATCGAGATGATGGGCAGCACCGGCACCCACGGCACCCGGAACCCGCGCTTGAGATCGGGCCTGGTCCGACGCAGCACGATCACGCCGGCCGACACGAGCACGAACGCGAACAGCGTCCCGACGTTGACCATCTCCTCGAGCTTGTCGATCGGGAACACCGATGCGGCGACCGCGATCAGGACCGCCACGATCACGGTGATGCGCACCGGGGTTCCGTGCGGGCCGGTCTTGGCCAACTGCCGCGGCAGCAGGCCATCCCGCGCCATCGCGAAGATCACGCGCGACTGGCCGAGCACCAGCACCATGACGACGGTGGTCAACCCGGCGAGCGCGCCGATCGAGATCACCGTGGCCGCCCAGTCCACGCCATTGGCGGCGAACGCCGTCGCCAGGTTGGCCTGCCCGTGCTCCCCCGACTTCAACTCGGTGTAGGGCACCATCCCGGTCAGCACCACCGACACGGCGACGTAGAAGACCGTGACGATGGCCAGCGTCGCCAGGATGCCCCGGGCCACGTCACGTTGCGGGTTCTTGGTCTCCTCAGCGGTCGTCGCGACGACGTCGAAGCCGATGAACGCGAAGAACACGATCGACGCGCCGGCCAACAGCCCGTACCAGCCGTAGTGGCTGCTCTCGGCCCCGGTCAGCAGTGAGAACAGCGACTGGTTGACACCCGAACCGGACTCCCCGCCTGCCTCCGCGGGCGGGATGAATGGCGTGTAGTTGGCGGCCTTGATGTAGAACGCGCCGACCACCACGACGAGCAGCACCACCGCGACCTTGATCGCGGTGACGGCGGCCGAGAAGTTCGATGACAGCTTGGTGCCCAGTCCCAGCAGCGTCGCGACCACCGCCACGATCAGCAGCGCGCCCCAGTCCACGTTCACGGGACCCACCGGGGTGACGCCGCCCGAGAAACCGAACACCGTGCCCAGATACGACGACCATCCCTTGGCCACCACGGCCGCACCGATCGCGAACTCGAGAATCAGATCCCATCCGATGATCCACGCGACAAACTCACCGAAGGTCGCATAGGAGAACGTGTAGGCACTGCCCGCAACGGGCAGCGTGGAGGCGAATTCGGCGTAGCACAGCGCCGCCAGCCCGCACGTCACGGCGGCAAGGAGGAACGACACGGAGATGGCCGGTCCCGTGATGTTGCCAGCGGTGGACGCGGTGACCGTGAAGATGCCCGCGCCGACAACCACGGCGACACCAAAAACTGTGAGATCCCACCAGCTCAGATCACGGCGAAGCCGGGTACCCGGTTCGTCGGTGTCCGCGATCGACTGCTCGACAGACTTTGTTCGCCAGCGCGTCGTCACAGGTTCGTCACCTCTCGAATTGGCCCGGTTTCGGCAATCTACCCACTACGGTGGCCATCGATGACCAGGACACCCAAACTCCAGCCGAAGCATGTAGTGATCATCGGCGGGAGCATCGCCGGACTGTGCGCCGCCCGTGTCCTGTCCGACCACTGCGATCGCGTGACACTCTTCGAACGCGACGAACTGCCCGACCAACCCGTCAACCGCAGCGCGATCCCGCAGGGCCAGCATGTGCATCTGCTGATGGCGCGCGGCGGCGAGGAACTCGAGAAGCTGTTCCCAGGAATCCTCGACGAGATGGTGGCCGCGGGCGTGCCCGTCGTGCGCAACGATCCCGACTCGATCCACTTCTCGGCGGCCGGCCACGTGCTCGGCACCGGCAGGACCCTGGAGTCGACGTACACCGCCTACGTGCCC
The DNA window shown above is from Mycolicibacterium confluentis and carries:
- a CDS encoding amino acid permease, producing MTTRWRTKSVEQSIADTDEPGTRLRRDLSWWDLTVFGVAVVVGAGIFTVTASTAGNITGPAISVSFLLAAVTCGLAALCYAEFASTLPVAGSAYTFSYATFGEFVAWIIGWDLILEFAIGAAVVAKGWSSYLGTVFGFSGGVTPVGPVNVDWGALLIVAVVATLLGLGTKLSSNFSAAVTAIKVAVVLLVVVVGAFYIKAANYTPFIPPAEAGGESGSGVNQSLFSLLTGAESSHYGWYGLLAGASIVFFAFIGFDVVATTAEETKNPQRDVARGILATLAIVTVFYVAVSVVLTGMVPYTELKSGEHGQANLATAFAANGVDWAATVISIGALAGLTTVVMVLVLGQSRVIFAMARDGLLPRQLAKTGPHGTPVRITVIVAVLIAVAASVFPIDKLEEMVNVGTLFAFVLVSAGVIVLRRTRPDLKRGFRVPWVPVLPIISIVACLWLMLNLTALTWIRFLIWMALGVVIYFAYSRRNSVLGKRLASGEVPPQ